In Syntrophales bacterium, the genomic stretch ACCGCAGAAACTCCCGGTTCCCAAAAGCAAGGAGTGGATCGTCAAACTAAGGGAGATCCTTGCACTGGAGCGACTTTCCTACGAACAGTACGCAACAGACGCAGACAAATACAACACGTACATGCCCTACCGGATGGTCATTCCCCAGGAGCAGGACCATGTGATGACGATTGAGCGTCTATTCGCCGCCTACAGTCTCCCCGCAGACGGGAAGCCCGCAGCGGTAAAAGACACAAAGAGCCTTGAGGACGCCTACCAGCTGTGTGTGAAAATGGAACGCGACCTGATCCCGCGTTACGAATGGCTGATTCGGAACGCGGAGGACCGAGACACAGCAGGTGTCCTTAATGAACTCTTGATCCAGACGCGTTACCACCTTGCCATGTTCGAGCATGCCCTGCAAGTTGGGGGTTGGCATGGTAGAGGGCCGCGGGGCTGGAGAGGTCGGGGCCCTGGCATGATGTGGGGTTGGTAAAAGGTTTTCTTGCAAGTGAGGAAAACAAGGACTGGTTTGCATAACCCTGTTTCCCTGAAGGAACGGGGTTTTTTCATTGTGGGAGAAACTACGTCCCTTGGCTTGGTATTTGAAGGTTCCCTGTAAAAACGCTGGAAAGGAGAGCGCCATTTAAAAAAAGTTCCGGTTGGCAGTTGTCAACGGTCAGGATCCGGACGGTACACAAAATGCACATGGGATCCACCAGTCAAGGAAGCGGAAATGGATCACGAAGGAAGGTCGCAGGACATGCATGAAAGTCACGGTGGCCCTGATATGGAACGGCACCAGATGCATAAAGGCCATGAGGCCCACGAAGGAATGCGGGCTCCGGACCACCGCGGGCATGAAATTCACGGCAGAAAAGGGCACGCCGGCCATCATGCCCACATGGTCGCTGAGTACCGGAAGCGCTTCTGGGTCTCCCTGGCCGTGACCATCCCCATCATGCTTTTGTCCCCCATGATCCAGTCTTTTCTCGGGTTCAGGGAGGGGGCAAGATTTCCCGGTAACGCTTACATCCTCTGGGCCCTTTCTTCGGCCGTTTTCTTTTACGGCGGCTGGCCGTTTCTGAAAGGCATCCATGAAGAACTGGCCAAGAAAGAGCCCGCCATGATGACCCTGATCGCCGTGGCGATTACGACAGCTTACACGTACAGCAGTGTTGTCGTGTTCGGGCTGAGAGGCAAACTGTTTTTCTGGGAGCTTACCACGCTGATCGACATTATGCTTCTGGGCCACTGGATTGAGATGAAATCCATCATGGGGGCCTCACGCGCCCTGGAGAAATTGGCACAGCTCATGCCCTCCACCGCCCACAAAGTCGCGCCCGACGGCTCCACCCGGGAAGTATCCCTAGGCGAGTTGAAGGTAGGAGACAGGGTCCTCATCAAACCCGGTGAGAAGATCCCCGCGGACGGCGACGTGATCGACGGGGAGACATCCGTGAACGAGGCCATGCTCACCGGGGAATCGAAACCGGTCATCAAACAGGCAGGAGGACGGGTCATCGGCGGTTCGATCAACGGCGAGGGATCCATTACCGTCGAGATCCAGAATACCGGCGGGGAGTCCTTTCTCTCCCAGGTTATCGAGCTTGTCCGGCAGGCCCAGGAAAGCAAATCCAGGACCCAGGATCTGGCGAACCGGGCGGCCCTCTGGCTGACAATCACCGCCCTCGGCGGGGGGACCATCACCCTGTTCATCTGGCTGGCCATCATGCACAGTGATTTTTCCTTTGCACTCGAGCGAATGGTCACCGTCATGGTGATCACGTGCCCTCATGCCCTGGGGCTCGCAGTCCCCCTGGTCGTCGCCGTTTCCACGGCACTCGCGGCCGGGAGCGGTCTCCTGATACGGAACAGGGCTGCATTCGAAAAGGGGAGAAACATCCAGGCCATCATCTTCGACAAAACGGGGACCCTGACTCAGGGGAAATTCGGCATCACCGACACGATTGTCTTTTCAGACGACATCGAAGAAAGGGAACTCCTCAAGTTCGCCGCTTCCGTGGAAGCGCGCTCGGAGCACCCCATCGCGCAGGGAATCGTCTCATCCGTGAAGGAATCCTCTCCTGTTGAGGGTTTCAAGGCCATTCCCGGCAAGGGGGCGGAAGGACAAGTCGAAGGCATAGAGGTGAAAGTCGTCAGCCCCGGCTATCTCAGGGAAAACGGAATCAGCGTGAAGGATGAAAGGATCGAAAAGCTCAGTTCCCAAGGGAAGACCGTGATCTTTGTCATGGTGGATGGAACGCTCAAAGGCGCCGTTGCCCTTGCCGATATCATCCG encodes the following:
- a CDS encoding copper-translocating P-type ATPase, translating into MERHQMHKGHEAHEGMRAPDHRGHEIHGRKGHAGHHAHMVAEYRKRFWVSLAVTIPIMLLSPMIQSFLGFREGARFPGNAYILWALSSAVFFYGGWPFLKGIHEELAKKEPAMMTLIAVAITTAYTYSSVVVFGLRGKLFFWELTTLIDIMLLGHWIEMKSIMGASRALEKLAQLMPSTAHKVAPDGSTREVSLGELKVGDRVLIKPGEKIPADGDVIDGETSVNEAMLTGESKPVIKQAGGRVIGGSINGEGSITVEIQNTGGESFLSQVIELVRQAQESKSRTQDLANRAALWLTITALGGGTITLFIWLAIMHSDFSFALERMVTVMVITCPHALGLAVPLVVAVSTALAAGSGLLIRNRAAFEKGRNIQAIIFDKTGTLTQGKFGITDTIVFSDDIEERELLKFAASVEARSEHPIAQGIVSSVKESSPVEGFKAIPGKGAEGQVEGIEVKVVSPGYLRENGISVKDERIEKLSSQGKTVIFVMVDGTLKGAVALADIIRPESREAVSRLKEMGIRCMMLTGDNRLVAKWVSDEIGLDEYFAEVLPQEKAEKVKQVQSRGLIVAMTGDGVNDAPALAQADVGIAIGAGTDVAVETADIVLVKSNPLDAVAILGLSRATYRKMVQNLAWATGYNTFAIPLAAGVLYKFGILLSPAMGAVLMALSTVIVAINARFLRVSR